The following coding sequences lie in one Spinacia oleracea cultivar Varoflay chromosome 1, BTI_SOV_V1, whole genome shotgun sequence genomic window:
- the LOC110784001 gene encoding probable galacturan 1,4-alpha-galacturonidase SALK6, which translates to MAAKSNYTCTLFFLTFYLLILGIKSVLVPVGDTIVFDITKNGAKPNTDVAKDFMRAWTDACASKKRSKVLVPKGQYFLGPITLKGPCQTQTIIEILGNFKASPKLESFKGEDAWFEIDNVDSLTITAPKGAGVFDGQGQEGWKSNHCVKNDNSCHSLPHNFRFNSLTNSKISGITSLNSKLFHMTLQGCKNVEMTYMTIIAPGDSPNTDGIHIGRSSDITIRGAKIATGDDCISFGDGSKNMLVEHVTCGPGHGISVGSLGRYPNEEPVSNITVRDCTFKNTMNGVRVKTWPDSYVSSATLLHFEGITIQNVTFPVIVDQEYCPQNHCNKKTPSKVKIAYIRFKNVKGISGTKDAVQLICSSGAPCDKVELSEIDLTYNGKDGPAVSTCKFVKPILTGKQNPRACDAPAIPIVEATEADSE; encoded by the exons ATGGCTGCTAAATCAAATTACACTTGTACATTGTTTTTCCTTACATTTTATTTGCTCATCCTAGGAATAAAAAGTGTGCTCGTTCCTGTGGGTGATACCATTGTATTTGACATAACCAAGAATGGAGCTAAGCCTAATACTGATGTTGCAAAG GATTTTATGCGCGCGTGGACTGATGCATGTGCATCAAAAAAAAGAAGCAAGGTGTTAGTTCCTAAAGGACAATACTTTCTAGGTCCTATTACGCTTAAAGGTCCATGCCAGACACAAACTATAATAGAAATTTTAGGCAATTTTAAGGCCTCTCCAAAATTGGAATCATTTAAGGGGGAGGATGCATGGTTTGAGATAGATAACGTCGATAGTCTAACAATCACAGCTCCAAAAGGAGCAGGTGTGTTTGATGGCCAAGGACAAGAAGGTTGGAAAAGTAACCATTGCGTAAAGAATGACAACAGCTGCCACTCCCTTCCTCAT AACTTTAGGTTCAACTCGCTAACGAATTCTAAAATTAGTGGCATAACTTCACTAAACAGCAAGTTGTTTCACATGACCCTCCAAGGGTGTAAGAACGTGGAAATGACTTACATGACTATAATTGCCCCAGGAGATAGCCCTAACACAGACGGCATTCACATTGGACGTTCAAGTGACATTACCATTAGAGGAGCCAAGATTGCAACTGGAGATGATTGTATCTCCTTCGGTGATGGGTCCAAGAACATGCTTGTTGAGCATGTCACTTGTGGTCCTGGCCACGGCATTAGCGTGGGGAGTCTAGGTAGATACCCCAATGAGGAGCCAGTGTCAAATATCACTGTAAGAGATTGTACATTCAAGAACACTATGAACGGTGTTCGAGTTAAAACATGGCCCGACTCTTATGTATCTTCTGCCACTTTGCTGCATTTTGAGGGTATCACTATCCAAAATGTTACATTTCCTGTCATTGTTGATCAAGAATATTGCCCCCAAAATCATTGCAACAAAAAGACCCCGTCCAAAGTTAAGATTGCTTACATTCGGTTCAAGAACGTGAAGGGAATATCAGGTACCAAGGACGCTGTGCAGCTGATTTGCAGCAGCGGCGCGCCCTGTGACAAAGTGGAACTCAGTGAAATAGACTTGACATACAATGGAAAAGATGGTCCCGCGGTTTCAACGTGTAAATTTGTTAAGCCTATTCTTACTGGAAAACAGAACCCAAGAGCTTGTGATGCACCTGCTATCCCAATTGTTGAAGCAACTGAAGCAGACTCAGAATAA